The Macaca nemestrina isolate mMacNem1 chromosome 1, mMacNem.hap1, whole genome shotgun sequence genome contains the following window.
TGGAGGGACCAGAGAGAACTCTTATCCATTCCTCAGTTTTACACACAGTTAGACTGAGGCCGGAGAAGAGCAGGGCCTGGCTCGGGATCCCATAGCGATTGGGAGCAGGAGGCAGGTGATGTGGATCTCTGGGGGGTGATCCACCCCACAGTTTATTCACTGAACAAAGATTGATGGAGGCTGACTGTGTTCCAGGAGCAGTCTGAGCCCTGGGATTAGAGGAATGACCACACAGACCCAGTCACTGCCACCAGGAGCAATTGGAGGGGGAGACAGACACATTCCTGTGAGGCCCAGAAATAAACCAGCCAATTTCAGGCTAGTGGTGAGCAATTGAGGACTAGCCCTGGTTTTGCAGACTAGCTGGGCATGTGGGGAGGACATTTGAGTGGATTTGGTGGTCAGGGAGGTGAGCTTTGAGTGGGGACAGTGTCATGTCTGAGTGCCTACTGACTGCCTGTTCACCGCTAGGCACATGACAGCTGGTATCTCTGTGTGTTGGGAATCATTATTCGTATTTCATAGGAGGACAGAGTGAGGCCCAGTGAGGCGAAGGGATAGGACCAGGCAAGCAGTTTGGGAGTGGGAAGCCAGGGCGGGAACACCTAACTCCACACCGGGTTGTTCCTCGGAGACTCATGGGCCCCAGGAGCAGGCAACCCTTGCCATGTTTGCTGGCATTGACAGTCATGGAGCCTGGAGACGGACTCCTAAAGGCACCTGCTGGTGAGTcacggtgggggtggggggtgcctACCTAAGCCGGGCCACCTGTTGTGTGAGCGCGCCTTGTCCTCCATTTCTATTCCCAGGCTTTCAGGCTTTCTCTGTGCAGGGAGCTGGGTGTGAGGTGGTGCTGGTCTCTGACGTTTGCCCTGCTTTTGAGAGCCTTCTGGCAGGGGAACTGATTAGGGCTAGGAGCAGGTGTGCTCTGTAATCCAAAGGGCATGGTCTTTGGGGTTCAGCTAatcttgggttcaaatcctggcccattgctgtgtgactttgggccagttgcttcacctctctgaactTTGGTTtgcccatctgtgaaatgggaatgacAATCCCTTTCTGGTAAACTGTTTGAGAAGAGAAATGAGGCAATGTGCATGTAAGGAGCGTGGCACTTAGTGAGGGCTCCCTCTGCGGGGGCTGTGATCATTTTCATAACGGATGGCATGGCCCAGCCTTTTCCAGAAAAGTGCTCGGTGGAAGGAGTCTTGAATCACAAACTGGGGTTCCCTGCATGCATTCTCAGGGGTTCAGGATTTCACTGAACACAGGATTTAGATTCAGCAAGGCCATAATTCAAATCTTGTGTGACCCCACTGATGGCTTAACAGCCTCAGTCTCCTCGTCTATAAATGGAGACCATGTTATCTGCTTCCCAAGGCGGCCAAGTGGGTTCACTGAGATCCGGTGGAAGGGTCCGTTGGAGTGATCGGAGCATGGTTGGTGGGCCTTCTCCCTTAGTAAATGACAACACAGTGGAGGTACTGAGTCCCCAAGAAAGGACTTCCTAATTTGGACCAGGGAGGTGGTTGGCGTGCGTATGTGACTTTCAAGCAGGCTCACAAAGGAGTCATTGTGTGAGCTGAGCCAGCTTCGTGAGGACATACCTAGTGCCTAGGATGGTGCTTGGCACACAATAAGTGCTTAATAACCATTGGTTTTACTGATTAACCAGCTGAGTAGGTGCTGGCCAGGCAGAGATGGTGGGGAAAGGTATTCCAGGAAGCAGAAACAGGCCTGAAGGATCCCCGTGTTCCCAGAGCCGTAAATAGTTTTGTGTGGGAGGACTATGGGGGTGGGCAGCTGGGAGTAGGGTGTGGGGGGTGCTGCTGGGTCTGGAAACGAGGCCTCAGTGGGTGGTCCTGCTCTCAGGCACGAGCTTGGGGACAGGCATCAATGAGCAGTGTGAGTCAGGGCGGCCAAGAGTGACGTGAGAGGGCAGGTGGCTGGGACTGATGGGCGGTGATGGAGGCGTCCCAGCCCCTGGTTGAGGAAGGGGCCTGGCTTTCCCAGGGTTGCATTGTCAGCTTCTGTCTAGGCACAGGGGACAGAGTGGGCTGCTGTAGGGCAGTCAGTCTTCACCTTGATGGAGACTGGCCAGGCCAGCTGAGCCAGGAATGGGGCTGATGGGAGAAGGCAGGCGGGTGGGTGTCTGGGCACCACAGGCCAAGGTGGCTGCCAGACAGGCTGATGCCAGGGGAGGGAGCCAGGTCCTGCCAAGCCAGCCCGCCTGTGGTGAGGCTCAGTCGGGCCGCTGGGCCCTGCCAGCTCCCTCAGAGGCTTTTGTGTTCATTTCCTTTCCACCCGCCTTTTCAGTTTCCTCGTAAGGTTGCTTACGGACAGTCTCAATGGGGTCTCAGCAGAACCAGGGGACCCGGAAGTTTCACAGACCAGAGAACGCCAGGGACGGAGACTCAGGGAGAATGTGCTCTCTCTAGTAACAAAAGTGCTATGGGTTTATCGTTGAAATTGTGGAAAATACAGAAAGGTCCTGAGAAGAAATTaaagctgcctgtaatcccaccacccAGAGAGAGCCTCTGGGAGCCTTTAGTTATAATGCAGCATTTAGAAATTCACTTTGGTAGTGAGTTCATTAAAACAGGATCAAGTTCTACATATTTTTGTaacctattttttaaacataatgatGATACGCATATTAATAGCTGGCATTTACTGAGCCATTTGTTAATGTGTGAACATGCCCAGCGTCCTTCTGTAAACCCCACGAGGTGGgcattcttatcttttttttttttaccagttaaAGCAGCCTGAGAGAGTTAAATatctgcccaaagtcacagaggaATAGAGAGCCATCTGCAGATTCCTATCAACAGCTATCCTGTCTTGTCTTCTGATGATCAATATGTACATTTTCCCACATTCTTCAATATTCCttgaaacaagtaaaaaaaaaaaaaaagccttgtatgatgcatttgtgttttttaataacCTAATCAGACAGTGTAGATTTGTGAGTACTCAGTTGTTGATAGCTGCATAATAGTCCATGTTACGGTTGtgctctcattttcttttatttatttatttatttatttatttatttatttatttattttgagatggagtctcgctctgtcgcccaggctggagtgcagtggcgtgatctcggctcattgcaagctccgcctcccgggttcacgccattctcctgcctcagcctccccagtagctgggactacaggcgcccgccacctcgcccggctagttttttgtatttttagtagagatggggcttcactgtgttagccaggatggtctcgatctcctgacctcgtgatccacctgcctcggcttcctaaagtgctgggattacaggcatgagccaccacgcccggcctgtgccCTCATTTATTTCACTCGTCCCCTGTTGCTGGATATGTGGGTTATTTCTGGTTTTTCCCTCTCGTAAATAACATTGTGCTGGATATCCTCGACCTAAGGACCGAATTTTTGGGAGTTCAGAGTGTCAGAATCAGAAAGGCCCTTAAACCACCatgcttggttttccattttgcaaatggggcaaaggaaaggcagagaaggggaaagaggatTTGCCCACGGTCTTGGAGGCTGTGGGCGCCTGAGCCAGGGCTGCTACCTGCTCTCCTgttggggctggggtggggacgTGGGTGGGGGCAATTGCCCCAGTGGGAAAAAGGGGATCCTGGGGGGATGGTGGGAACACAGGACTGGGTGGAGGGCAGACTGGAGGTGACGGGGAGATGCAGGCTTGGGGTAGGGAGGGCCCTGCTGCCATGATGTCTTTGCAGGGGAGTTGACTGGGATGGGATGGGCCCGAAGGGAGCGTTTCATGCCCTCTGAGATGCCTTTGTAGATGGGAGTGGGGTGTGGGGATAGGTTTGGTTGGTGAGAGGCTTGAGTGTGTGAGAGCTGGGGCGAGTGGGAGGGTGTGTTTCTGGGCTTGGTGGATTTTTCTCGGGGGGTCTGTGGTGTTCAGCTTGGCCTTCTCTGCTCTCCGcattcccctcctccccaggcctctGCTCTCTGGGACTTGGGCTCTGTGGCCCCTTCCCTAGCGGGTGCAGTCCTCATGCCCCTCATCTCCAGCCACGAGTGGGTGTGGGGCTGCTGGCTTTCTGGCCAGGGCAGCTGcggctgggtgggggtggggactgaGACGTCCCCCTCCTGGTCCAGGCTCCCCATTGTGCAGCCCCCTTGGCTGTCTTGCTGCCCGGAGCCTGGCCCCAGCCCACATTCCTACGGTGATGCTCTGGGTCTCCAGGGTGGATCTGGTGAGCGTGAGGGGCACTGAGTTCTCACAGGACTGAGGGATTTTTGTGGACGGAGCCTGCAGGGCCATGCTGAGAcgctctccctccctgccccaagGAGCTAGTCGTTACATCGTCGCTGTGTGtctttgggcaaatcactttacctctctgaatgCTTCATGGCAGACTAACCctgcccttcctttcttctcagcAAGTGTGATAAGCAAGGCtttcccctctctgtgcctcagtttccacatcggTAAGAGGGGAAAATTGAACTCAGTGATTCCTCAGGCCCAGTGTATCCTTGAAGTTGCAGCCTGAGGTGGGAAATGTAGGCCGTAGGAATACAGACAAAGCCTTATGCGGCTCCGACTGTGTGCATGCATGATTTTACTTGATTCTCACAACTGCTTTATGAAGTATCATTATTGGCCTCATTTAAccaaacaggctcagagaggttaagtaacatgtCCGAAGTCACCCAGTAAATAGGCAGAGCTGAATTTGAATCCAAGACTGTCAGAACCTAAAGCTGGGCCCCCAACCCTTGCTCATGTCGCCTCTGGTCACCAGGAAAGTGAGGCCTGAGTCTGGCTAATTAGGGGAAGGAAGCTCGGGCAGAACTAATTACACTTGATTTTATTCTTGTCTTTTTGCAACATGATTAGTGCTGCACAGGGGTGCCGGGCTCCTGGCCCCCAGCCTGCTGACCTAATTTGTGTGCTGTGTCTGTTTCTGTAACTTGCCCTTTCTCCCCCCTCATCCAACCTCTCTCTTCTTGTTTCTCTCCGCACTCTCCCCTGCTCTGTGGCCTTGGCAGTGCCACTTAACCTCCCTGGGCATTAATTGTCTCATCTGCCTGGGTGTAGTCATCCCAATTCGGCTTCCCTcatgaggaggttgaggcttacATGAGGTAAAGActtggaaataataatagaaattttaaCGTAAGCTAACAGTAATCGTGGCTAcgttgatttattcatttttcacttGGTGTTCAGTTGTGCTCAGCCCCTTCCCACAGCAACGCTATGAGCTGCATAGTCTTAtcatcatctctattttacagtCGAGAAAACTGAGGTGCCGAGATTAAATGGCTTGCCTGACAGCCAACCGCGTAGTAAAGAGGAGCTGGTTCATTATACTTCGCCTCTGTGCTGACCTGTTTCTCTAGGAAGGCTCATGGTGGTGTGGGGGCTGGGCACAAGAGACCCCAAACTCTGGAGTGGGCTCTGAgggaggatggggtgggagggacgCACTGGCCTTTCTGAACGTGTCCCCTGCACTAGAGTGAGTGATGAGTGGGAGGGCAGAGGTAGCCTTGGAAGTGAGGAGACTTAGCTGATATCCAGCTCGTTTGGACCCTCACCCATCACAGCCCTGACAGGGTGTTCTTGGGAGGGAGGGGGCTGGGCAACCTGGGAGGTGACACCTCCTTGCCGCTGGCCCAGGGGAGCCTCCCCAGCTGCTGCTCTAAAACTCTAGGAGAGGATCGGTGGGAGTAGATGTGGAGTGAGGGGGCCCGTGGGTCACTGCTGGTCCTGGTCCCTTCTGGGTTGGGAGCCTGAGGTGCCTCTGTGGAATGAGGCTGTGGGTGAGTTCAGGAGGGTGTGATGACTAGGGGACTGTGAGGAAAAATGGAAGGCGAGGGGCATCAGTCCGTTAGGAAGGGTGCCACGTTTCATCcctatgtgtgtgtgcacttgtgtgtaCCCGGAAGGAAAGTGCGTGTTTGAGCGCAtgtgtgaggggagggaactcGGATGCAGGTGTTGTGGGTCTGTTAATGGCATGTGAGGTGGGTGTCTGTCTGCTGGGGCAGGTTCAGGGAGGGACAAGTAGGCTGCACGCGTGTGGAGCAGGGTGTTGGGAGCGCTCGGCGTGTTGGGTCCTGTGCTCAGCCCCTTCTCCTGCAATGCTATGAGCTGCATAGTCTCATCACCATTGTGTGCTGGTGCGTGGGTGTGGATGTTTAGTGGGCGTGGACGGCTGTGGGTGTTGCTGAGTTGATATCATGCAGGGGGTGAGGGGCAGCTGCGGGGCACAGATGTATGAATTCAGCCCTGGACGAGCAATGGGTCTGGGGGTGGCCCAGGAATGTCCAGGACAAGGGTTTCAGAGACAGAGACCTCATGCCTGAATTCTAACCTCTGCCTCAGTTCCTGCATCTGTGCAATGGGGATGACAAAACCCTGGGCGGTTGTGGTGGTTAAAGGAGGCCGCATAAGTAACGTGCTCCCAGCACCTGACCTGGGGCAGGCCCTCGGCAGCAGCAGGCAGAGGTCTCGAGTGCCCTGGGAACGTTCAGCGGCTCCCCTGGGACCCGATGCTCAGGCCTTCATGGGCTGCTGAGGGAGCCTCCGCTGGGTGTCCCTTCCCGAGACTGGTGGTGGCCGGAAGCAGCAGGTTCCATGTTTCTGCCGGGCATGCTCGctgtgtgtggggggtgcagCAGAGAGGAAAGGTTGTATCCGAGTTTTGAGGTTCACGTCTGAGTCAGAGGATGCACCTGCCGGAGGTGATGTCTAGGAGCGATGTGTGTTTAGGGAACATGCGTGGCCGTGGCAGTGGCTCCGTGTTGTGGGCCTTGGTGAGGTGAGTGTGGTGCGTGGGGTCAGGAGAATGTGCTGAGGTTTGTCGGGGGCATCTGTGGGGTATGTGGTGAggagaggagtgtgtgtgtggctgtgagTACCCTAGGGCAGGTGTATATGCAGCTAGGGGTGAAGTAGATGGGTgagtgtgtgctggtgtgggctgGGCTATATTGCCTATAGGCTGTGGTGAGTATACAGATTGGGGTGGGCAGACATTGCacttaattgtgtgtgtgtgtgtgtccgttgGGGTGCATAGTACATGCATGAGAATGTACATGCATGAGGATGTTGggctgttttgtgtgtgtgtgtttctgcgaGTGCgcgtgtgtgttgggggtgtggaGGCCTCCTATCAGGCGTGGGGGGGTTATGTTTACCTGGAGGGGGCACAGTGAGGGTCAAGGAGCAGCTGGCAGCGTCCTGGGGCTTTTGGATTCAGTTCTCCTTTAAGGGAATGGCATGGATAATTATGCTCATTATGATGGATTATGCAAATGCAGAGGTCGTTTGGGGGTCAAAGGCTGCTTGTCACCCTCCTCCTCAGGCATTCTGTGACTCTTAAGGTTTTCCCTGCTGCCTCTCAGGCTCCGTTCCCCACCCCTCGTTCCTCTGTCCCCTCTGGGAGTTGCAGCTACCAGCACCCCCTCTGTAGCGTTCCTGCGAAGGCCTCACTGAGTCCCAGCGCCCATGCCTGCAGGTCCCAGGTGTCCTTGCATTAAGTTCCTGCTGAGCATCCCAGGTGGGCTCAGGGGTGACCAGGCCATTCCTCCCCCTGCCATCCTGCCTTGGGAGTGCTTGCTGTTCGGAAAGAATGTGCTCTTGGAAGCAGGTTTGGAAAATTACTGAGGtggccccttccccagccttgccTCATCAGCATGAGGCTAAATTAGGATGTGTGAGTtctccccctctgcctcccatccttgccttctctccctctctcgtATCCCCCAGCCAACCCTCCCCATCTCTGCCCCTCTGCCCCCTGGCCTCCCTCTGTCCTCGCCTCTCTGTCCCCGTCTCTGTCTCCACCTCCCCGCTCCCTGTCATCCTCTCCATTCCCCTGTGATCTCTCCCTCTCCTGCACCCCCCCATCTCTATGGGGAGCTGCAGCTCCTGGTCCTTAGCATGGAGAAGATGGTCGTCATGGTAACGGTTGTCATGTCGATGGCTACTGAGCTGGGGATGAATAGTATCTAGGTGAGTGCTACCTGAGTGGAGGCTGATGGGTTTCCAGGAGGCTCAATGCTTGTCTCTGAGCTCAGAACTGCACggcaggcccagctcctcctgccccaTGCTAGTGGCTGTTTGTACCCACAGGCGTGCTGACACGCCGAGCCCTATGTGGCTGCTTTTAGGTAGGCATGTGtcagtgtgtgtctgtgcatgtgctGTGTCTCTGGGGTGTGTCATTTCAAGGGTCTAAGTGGCTTGGGGTAGGTCTTTGGATTTGTACAGGCTTTTCTTGAAGCAGGAGTTTAGGGGCTAAGTGGCACTGGTCACTGAGGAATTTTGGGGACTCCCTTGTTTTGATACCCACATTTACCTCAGTTGGGGGCTTCCAGGGACCACAGACCTCTTAGTATCCCTCCTCCCAGCTAAAGGCCTCCAAGCCACTGCCCAGCCTGCTGGGAAGGATAGAAAGACAGTGAAGACAGccctgggcaggggcaggggctggagcctgggtccctgctcaGTCCCCATTCTTCTGTGTGACTTCAGGCTGCTTGCCAGAGAGCTGGAGGGAGCAGGGACTCTGGGTTGGCTGGTTCCGGTTGTAGAGGGAAGTGGTATGGGGAGCTCTAGCTCCTCCGCCGTGggtgtttgtctttctgggcAGAGGGGAGCTGGGGAAAAGTTGGGCCCTACTGCTCTGAGCTCCTGGAATGTCTAAAAAGGAGGAAGACCCAGCAATTTGTCACGGGAGCAATTACACTAATTGTTCCACTCCATGACTCACTGGTAGAAAGTAAATACTGATTAATTCATTACtttgagactgtgtgtgtgtgtgcatttggtGAGGGGCACCTCCTGGCTCCCTGCCctggctgggctgggcagggctcTGGAGCAGGTGGTTGAGGCTGGGGATATGAAGACAGGACTGAGATCCTCACTCTGGCTTTGTATCAACTCCAGAAGGGGGCCCATCAGTGGCAGGGggtgagaggctgggccccaaaTGCAGGGCCAGTCTAGCCCTCCCCTGCTCACACACACCCCAGGGCTCCCCACAGCCAGTCCAACATTGCAGCTGCTCAGAGAccacctcagacctactgaaCCACTGAATTTAGTTTTCACAATATTCAGATGTGCAGTCAAGATGAAAAATGACCAGTTTCTAAGAGAAAGTCATCAGCCAGACACTGAAAGCCTTCTGGGATGGGGCCCCAGGTGacctgccccgccccacccctgccctgtgAATTATTCACACGCATGCACTTTCCTTCCGGGTGCACACAAGATCTCTGTCACCCATGTGGATGTCACTCGGCCCACAAGGGCACCTGTTGCCCTTCTGGGCACACCCAGCTGCGAGTCTCAGGTGCCGAGCCCTGTGTCCGCCTCTACCTTCCCCAGGCCCAGCGCTGGCGCAGCGAGAACTTTGAGAGGCCCGTGGACCTGGAGGGCTCTGGGGACGATGACTCCTTTCCCGATGATGAACTGGATGACCTCTACTCAGGGTCGGGCTCGGGCTGTAAGTACCCTCTTCCCTACCCCTGCCGGGTGGCAGTGACCACTCTGTATCCAGCCCCTTCTCTGAGAAGCCCATGGGGGCTTGCTTCAGTGAGGCAGGGGGCGTTTACTGTATGGGTCAGACAAGTTCTTGGGCAGGATCCCCAGAACAAGAAGGGCAGAACACCCTCCTGGGGACGGAACCAGGCCTGGGAGGACCTCAGAGCCCAGGATGCCCAGCTCTCCAGGGTCCCCCGTCTGCATCTCTGTGTGTGCTATGTGGCTCTCTCTGCAGACCTTGCTTGGTTTGGGTGGTCCCATCAGGTCCAATAAGCTGTGGCCAGTGGTGGGGTTAGGGCTGTGACGAGACAGGGCAGGTGCTTCAAGTGGTGCCTGGTTTGGCTCCGCCCTGGGGAAGGGGAGCCAGGCCAGGTGGGTCTAGCAGAGTCTCGGGAGAGAAGGACGCTGGGAGCCCCACTCTGCCACATAGCAACTGTGTGCCCCTCGGTGCTCCCCCTCCCTGAGTCCCTGTGTTCTCACCTGCGGATGGTGAGAAATGCGCCTTCCTCTCGGTGCCTCTAGGAGGGTTTGGGATAGGAAGTTGGGGTctggcacagaggaggagctCCCAAAACAGTAGCAAAAAGACGGTGGCTGAGACTGGGCCCAGTGAGGGCCTGGGCTGGCATTTGAGGAGATGGTACGGGGTCTGCACGCCACAGAGTTGGCTCCCCACAGCCCTCGCCTCTGGTCTCCCCTCCTTAGCCCAGTCCTTTGAGCCCCTTTCAAATTATTCTTTGTAAAATCTATTTCTGTTGGGTCACATCTCTACTCACAAAGCTCCCTGGctgccctccctcctgcctgGTTCCGAGCCCAGGAGCTGGCTGTGGCTTCTCCCTCCCGCTTCGCCTGTCGCATTTCCTCCCAAGTTCCTTCACTGTCCCGGCTTTGCATCAACCAGGTTgctcaagcagttcccctgctGCAAGGGCTTCTTCTCCCTCTTACCCTCTGCCTGTGCCTCTGGGGGGGAAGCCCTTAGTGTACCACCCCTGCCTTGACCGTGTGGTAGGGGTGCCTTTGGGGTCTGACTCTTCCCAGAATGCCACTCCTGTGTTCCCCTGCAAGCCCCAGCAAGTTTTGCAACCAGAGGCGCCTCAGTTGCTGCTGCCTGGTTTAAACCTCATAGAAGCTGTAGGTCAGGTGGGCAGGAAtagtcaaggaaggcttcctgggagAGGCGGCCCCCAGAATTTTTGACTTGGCAGAGAGAAGTTGGGGAACATCAGCAACTGGCCACTTCTGGCCAGGCTgtgccttcctcctttctctcatcttttctGGGAAAATGGGGCAAAGAGAGGGGGTTGGGAGACCTAATCTTGACGGCCATTGCTTACCTGGGATCCTCATGCCCCTCACAACCACCCAGCTCCCtagctctctccctctcccccaccccctcagACTTCGAGCAGGAGTCGGGCATTGAGACAGCCATGCGCTTCAGCCCAGATGTGGCCCTGGCGGTGTCCACCACCCCTGCGGTGCTGCCCACCACGAACATCCAGCCTGTGGGCACACCATTTGAAGAGCTCCCCTCTGAGCGCCCCACCCCAGAGCCAGCCACCAGCCCCCTGGTGGTGACAGAAGTCCCGGAAGAGCCCAGCCAGAGAGCCACCACCATCTCCACTACCACGGCTACCACTGCTGCCACAACAACGGGGGCCCTGACTGTGGCCACAGTGCCTGCCACAGTGGCCACCGCCGCCCCCAGCACCCCTGCAGCACCCCCTTTTACGGCCACCACTGCTGTTGTAAGGACCACCGGCGTACGGAGGCTTCTGCCTCTTCCACTAACCACGGTAGCCACGGCACGGGCCACTACCCCCGAGGCGCCCTCACCCCCTACCACGGCAGCTGTCTTGGACACTGAGGCCCCAACACCCAGGCTGGTCAGCACAGCTACCTCCCGGCCAAGAGCCCTTCCCAGGCCGGCCACCACCCAGGAGCCTGACATCCCTGAGAGGAGCACCCTGCCCCTGGGGACCACTGCCCCTGGACCCACAGAGGTGGCTCAGGTGAGGGTGTTGAGAAGggacagggaggagggcagaggagggtggGTCAGGGGAGGGATGAGGAGGATGGAGCTGGACAGGACTGAGGACCAGGAGGCTATAGAGATGAGCCAGACAAAGTGGGGGCAAGGGGCAGGACCAAGGGACAGAGATCagatggggagggaagagggacagAAAACGAGGGCTGGGGTGGTTGGATCCTAATGGGATGGGACATTGGTGGGGAAGGAATTGGGTGAACATGTGCATTGGTGACAAGGCAGGCCAGGCTGAGTGTTTCGGTTGAGAGCGTTAACTCGGCAGTCTGGTAGCTGGATCAGAAGCCTTCCGCTGCCACTTCCTCGTCATGGGACCTCAGGCCAGTCCCTGATCCTTTCTATACCTCC
Protein-coding sequences here:
- the LOC112422933 gene encoding syndecan-3, with amino-acid sequence MKPGPPHRAGAAHGAGAGTGAAAGPGARGLLLPPLLLLLLAGRAAGAQRWRSENFERPVDLEGSGDDDSFPDDELDDLYSGSGSGYFEQESGIETAMRFSPDVALAVSTTPAVLPTTNIQPVGTPFEELPSERPTPEPATSPLVVTEVPEEPSQRATTISTTTATTAATTTGALTVATVPATVATAAPSTPAAPPFTATTAVVRTTGVRRLLPLPLTTVATARATTPEAPSPPTTAAVLDTEAPTPRLVSTATSRPRALPRPATTQEPDIPERSTLPLGTTAPGPTEVAQTPTPETFLTTIRDEPEVPVSGGPSGDFELPEEETTQPDTANEVVAVGGAAAKPSSPPGTLPKGARPGPGLLDNAIDSGSSAAQLPQKSILERKEVLVAVIVGGVVGALFAAFLVTLLIYRMKKKDEGSYTLEEPKQASVTYQKPDKQEEFYA